One region of Arvicola amphibius chromosome 3, mArvAmp1.2, whole genome shotgun sequence genomic DNA includes:
- the Setd9 gene encoding LOW QUALITY PROTEIN: SET domain-containing protein 9 (The sequence of the model RefSeq protein was modified relative to this genomic sequence to represent the inferred CDS: inserted 8 bases in 6 codons), with translation METFSISHILRYIPEKSKXKIISCAHGLGMLLKVSKALFLNDFWKQSDLLXLLPEPGEPKSQHLLGVQHHRVKLLKSTHHQQSLFKXEDVLCKTLGFRAAXSNSLISEGRGVLSLKDWYQGAVVPMYSGNSSVIGMVDRKYGSIFFQSTGNPFIFRRFIDGNDKVASKLEFDGPAVFPVDLKQXLPNIAHNSHKQSPLHCVVXLRGIKQGQELFSSYDMVISKFGGLKIRLLKVLKLGARAKGTEKKEEVEEVLRDEEEKQSLKLHHRVQS, from the exons ATGGAAACTTTCTCCATTTCTCATATCCTTCGATACATTCCAGAGAAGTCCAA GAAAATTATCTCGTGTGCACATGGACTAGGAATGTTACTGAAGGTTTCCAAG gctctatttttaaatgacttctgGAAACAATCGGATCTCTT ACTGCTTCCAGAGCCTGGTGAGCCAAAATCTCAACACCTACTGGGCGTTCAGCATCACAGGGTGAAGCTGCttaaaagcacacaccaccaGCAAAGTCTCTTTA CAGAAGACGTGCTTTGTAAGACCTTGGGCTTTAGGGCTG TGAGCAACTCACTGATTTCTGAAGGAAGAGGTGTCTTGTCACTAAAGGACTGGTACCAAGGGGCAGTTGTGCCTATGTATTCTGGGAACAGCTCAGTTA TAGGTATGGTAGATCGGAAGTATGGGTCAATCTTTTTCCAGTCCACTGgaaatccatttatttttagaCGCTTTATTGATGGAAATGACAAAGTAGCATCAAAACTT GAATTTGATGGGCCTGCAGTTTTCCCTGTAGACCTGAAGC ATCTCCCAAACATTGCCCACAACTCCCACAAACAAAG CCCACTCCACTGTGTTG CACTTAGGGGCATCAAGCAAGGACAGGAGCTTTTCTCAAGCTACGACATGGTTATTAGCAAATTTGGTGGATTAAAAATTAGGCTTTTAAAA GTTTTAAAACTGGGAGCGAGGGCTAAGGgaacagaaaagaaggaggaagtggaagaggTATTAAGggatgaggaagagaagcagagcttaAAGCTGCACCACAGAGTTCAATCTTAG